The segment CATTTTTAAAAATATCAGCTATAACCCCATTAGGCCTTTAAAGTCTATACTTCTCAGAAGTTGAAGCCTACCTTTTGACAAATAGAGTGGTTTCTAATTTTCTATACTGCTATAGTGTGTGTGAATTAAATCGCTATTGGTTCACAATAGTCCTGTTACTCTATCCTATAGTTAGAGATCTCTAGCAGTAAAAGGATGAGCCCACACTGTCGTTGTAGTCACCTCCGTGGCCGTTTGGCTCTACTTCGTGGGCTCCCTCATCCTGGGATTGGAGAAGAAGACCACCATAGTTGTCAGTGAAGGCCTCAATCTGTTTGCTGGTTATCCTCTACAGTTCATCAAGGCCATCTTCATGGCCTCAGGTAATTGTGATTTGCATAACTTATCAGGCAGCCTTTGAGTCTTTTTGTAAATAGAAACAATTTTAGGTTTATATCTAAAATCACAAAAAAGGTATCAGGTTTAACGAAATAGAATTTGGGGGTGCATCATGTAGCTTGGGTTCTCTGTTTTTATTGTGCCAATATGGTGACTACGACAAGTGCAGGCGGCCCTTCTTTTGAACAAATCTAATTTCCAGCCTTATTTAAATATACTATATATTTATCTCTCTTACACATCTGTTTATTCATTATAGGATGTTGGGACGTAATATATGTATGGGACAATAGACTgctttttttttcatatatatGTTAATTGATGCTTTGATTTTTAGCTATGAAGCTGCAATATCTCAGGTTACCAACGGACCATCAATTTTGGGGGTAAAAAACTAATGTGAGGTCCATATTTTGATTTCTTCTATAAAATCTTACCCATATATATAGCTCTGCTTTTATTATATTAATTCATAAATAGTGGTAGCACAATATTAATAATCTTGTATTCGATGATCATACTTGCTATGCTCCTCACTTATTAAGCTATTTACAACATCAATAGAATATATCAGGTTTAACTATTTTGGAAGTGCAGTTCGGATAGTCTATACATATTCACGAAGCATAAAGTTTTCTTAGAAAGTGAAGATTTGAAATTTTGGAGTAAAGCTAACACATCTTTTTCAGCCCGATTCGCATGCTCTTTTTACTCCAGAGGATGATGCTGGGGAAGATTGCCTTATCTTTGATACAGGTCATAAGTTTGATAGCAAACACAATCAGATTAGGTCACGGATTCTAATGGACTTGATCACCTATTGCTATAAAGCTAAGAAGGGTTCCTGTCCACCCTAACATAAAGTCCTGTTGGCAAAACACATCTGTTCCTCACTGTGTTTTCACTGCATTAGGCAGCCTATCATAATTTCAGTTACTTAACTATGAGTGTGTAATTCAGAAAAAAATTACTTGTTTGTTTGTTCAGTGTCCGAAAACTGTAAATGTGTTACCTAGACTATATACTATGTATGAAACAGAGTGTGTTGTGATCAGCTTTCTTATCTTATTACTCCACACATTCTCCATATTTGAAATTTTATGAACCGCTGCACACACGCACCAATAACAGATCTTCTGAATAAGGTCATCCTTTCTTCACGTACATAACTACACGTGCGCGCAACGGCGCGCGCCCTTCACTAGTGCATCCATACACTTCACATAGCAGGATACGGCGACCGATGGTAGAGACAAGGAGACAAACAAGCGAACTAGCACGGGGGTGCAAAGCTGCGGAGTACGAAGGATCTGAaccctccatcccaaaataaTTTTCGTTTTGGTTTCTGTGTCGCAACTGGATTTATAGAAAGTAtgtgcaatatttatatttctaaataaatttattaaaaaactaaaTTCAAAAATCTTTCTAATAGTACTATCATaaacattaatatttttaatataaatttagtcaaaaattgtttcttaaaAAAACGAGTATAGTAGTTATTTTGGGAGCCCGAATTTATGGCTCCTATGCAATCTCCAATAGCCCATCCTGACCTTGCTGATCGACACGCCTGCTCATCGATCACAATGCAGGCGATGCCGCCCCCGCCGCGCGCGCCTCGGAACGCTTCTCCAGGACGAGGCAGACGGTGTGCTTCATCTTCATCGCGctgctcctcgccgccgcctctTCCGCCGCGTCCAGTGGCCTCGACGCACAGCGCGATCACCAAGGTTCCCGTCGGCGTCGCAATCGCCGCGGTCGCTGGAACGACGCGTGTCGTCCGCTTCTCCCGCTGGGGACGTAATGCCGCCGTCGCCGCTGCCCCTACGCCTGCCAATGCCATGAGCACGTGGTGGCGGCGCTTCGGCAAGCTGACGTCTCTGGCCGTCGTGGCCTCGGCGTCCTCGCTATGGCGTATGCGCACTCCCAGGAAGGCAGTTTTTTTAGTCTACATGCTGGACATTGCTTATCTATACCGATGCATATAGTTGAGAAAAGCGCAGCAGCACGAATCTTAGAGCATATTTAGATGGTCTAGATAAGCAATACTGGAGCATGTACATGCTGCATGGCATTACTGCACTCGCAGATTCCAGTCCGGGAGCGAGTCGGAGGGCGGGGAGCACGCAAACTCTCTTCTTGAAGGATGAAACAAACGATGCCACGTGTCGCAGGAGGTTAGGCGGCTGTGCAGTGTGCAGAGCAGCAAAaggagggcctgtttagattgctgataaaaaatttttgagtgtcacatcggatgtgtcggaaggatgtcgggaggaatTTTTAGAAacgaataaaaaaacaaattacttagttcgtcaggaaactgcaagacaaatctattaagcataattaatctgtcattagcacatgtgggttactgtagcacttaaggctaatcatagagtaactaggcttaaaagatccgcctcgcgattttcaactaaactgtgtaattagtttattttttttatgtacatttaatgttccatgcatgtgtccaaagattcgatgggatggatgaaaaaattttagagggcaaactaaacagggccgttagccttgtttagtttgagaaaaattttggatttcagtactgtagcactttcgtttgtttgtggcaaatattatccaatcatagactaattagaatcaaaagattcgtctcgcgatttacagataaactgtgtaattagtttttgttttcgtctatatttaatacttcatgcatgtgccgcaagattcgatgtgacggaaaatcttgaaaaattttggcaactaaacaaggccttattagaAGCGTGCCATTATAATGATGAGCAGCAATGGGTTTCAATCAAATGGAGTGGGACATGCACGCGCATACCCTTTTAtggttttatgtttttttttgagggaacactactagggccttgtttagttcccaaaggccttgtttagttcccaaaaattttgcaaaatttttcagattctccgtcacatcgaatctttagatgtatgcatgaagtattaaatatagataaaaataaaaactaattgcatagtttggtcgaaattgacgagacgaatctttagagcctagttaatccatgattggataatatttgttaaatacaaacgaaattgctacagtgctcattttgccaaaaaatttggaactaaacaaggccaaaatttttgggaaattgacactgtagcattttcgtttgtatttgacaaatattatccaatcatggactaactaggcttaaaaaattcgtctcgtcaattccgaccaaactgtgcaattagtttttatttttatttatatttaatacttcatacatacgtttaaagattcgatgtgacagggaatctgaaaaattttgcaaaatcttttgggaactaaacaaggcctagaatgGTTTTATGCTACTTGCTACATACTAGAATATAGTGGAATGTTTACTGTATTTTGAGGAAACACTGGAATGTCCACTTCCCACTTCCTTAACACGAGCATACAAAAGTCGAAACCTGCGTACTAGTCCCAATTGTCCGTTTCGCCACGTCGGCATGCACATCGATCTCATTCAGGGGCTCAGGGCTGTCCTCTCATCCCGTTCAGATTTTGTCGCCGGTAGATTCTGATCTAATGACAATTAATTAAAATTAATAGATTTGTTATGCAGATTACTAAGAATTTTTTGTTATTATTATCGAAATACTCATTGTGACACCCTCAtttaatattcgatgtgataccTTATAAGTACTTCAGCTTCTAGATGTggtaaggcctcgtttagttaaaaaactttcaaaatttttcgtcatatcgaatctttaagtCTATACTctatacatagaacattaaatatagataaaaaaaataactaatcgcacagtttgtctataatttgagagacgaatttttttgagtctaattagtccttGATTGGAcatattaccaaatacaaacgaaagttctacagtagcaaaagaaaaaaaattcccCAACTAAACAAGTTCTAATTTTCAGCAGCACTAATACTTCGCTAAATCTATTAGtcattcagtagtgtttttctctcgtaaCAAATCAGTAATCGGTATTTTTAGTCATTGGCTGAAACGACCATtgctactaaggccttgtttagttccaaaaaaaatttgcaaaatctaTACCgttgcattttcgtttgtatttgataaatattatttaattataaactaactagacttaaaatattcgtcttgcaaattacagataaactgtgctattagttattatttttatctatatttaatgctctatacatgtgtcgTAAAAATCGATATGACAAGAAAATTGAAACTTTTTTGCAAATCTTTTTGAACTAGACAAGGCCTAAATGGAAGCTGTTGGACTGGATAGCgcttatgaaaaaaaaaataatccaGCCGCAACAGGACGGGCAGGACCCGGTCGTCGGTTACTCCGTTTGGCACCGTCCAAGTCTGTACATTTGTTTGTATGTGATCTTGTGGATATTGCGATGGATCGCATGCATGCACAAGAGCAGCGGGCCAGCACGAGTGCACGACCGCAAGAAGAGGTGGTCAGGGTGGAAATGATGATCGAGCAGAGCTAGCACAAAGttggggaaaaaaaaaagatatcatCATATTCATATCATGATCGATGCCTAATGCAGCGGCTCATTCTGTCAGCGTGAGTGTCATCCTGACCACGTCATGACGGCCAGCACGCCATGCTCCATGGATCGATCGGAGGTTTGTTTCTTTACTTTTTTTACCGCCGTTACTTCTTGGCTACAAAACACCATATATCGATCCATTATGGATAGGCGTCGGGCGGTAGTGGTACCTCGGCTCTCCATTTCCGCGTTCAGAGCTGAATTTACCATGTGATGCTATACGCAATTACGCATGCCAAATTTACCAGTCGAGACCTGCTACCACTCTAACGGAAAAAGCTTCTGCTACGTTTTAAAGGTAAAAGGGATAAAAAAAAAGCAAGGCATCTGCAGGTGTTCATGGATTCATCACTCATCACCGTACGTGAATGGGAGATGAGTTTAAAAGACAAAGCATACACAAAAGCTGAATACAATAGTCCCTTCCACCACATGGCCGCCAGATCCGTCGCTCTCAGGCTGATCCTACTAGAGATCAGTTCGAAAGCACGCAAAAGGCACAATCCAGCATTCCAACCGCAACAGGATAGGACATGCAGCGTCCGGTCGTCGGTCGGTCGGTCGGCATCGTCCATTCAGCTTGTCGTCCTTCCCTGTGGATATGCGTGATCCCAAGAGCATGCAGCAGGCACGATCGGAAGAAGAGGTGAGGAGAGGCAATGGAAACGAAAATATATAAGCAAAAGCAAAATATATAAGCTCGAGAACTTTTCCTAGTCTTCCTGTCCTAATAAGGGATTTCAGTTGCAGATTTGCGTGACGGAGACAAGCTGACGCACCACACGCACGAGGATGAGCATTCACTATGAAAAccaattttcaaaattccccgtcaaatcgaatcttgtgtcacatgcatgaaacattaaatatagacaaaaaaaaataaaaaactaattacatagtttagctgtaaatcacgagacgaattttttgatcctagttagtctatgattggatagtaTTTGtcgcaaacaaacgaaagtgctacagtaccgaaaacttttcacttttcggaactaagccAAATTTTGGCCTGCGCAAAAAGAAGAGTGCCCCAGCTGGCTGCAATCTTCTCGCAGTagcagctaaactgtgtaattagtttttgttttcgtttatatttaatgtttcatgcatgtgccacaagattcgatgtgatggggaatcttgaaaactttttggttttcaaggtgaactaaacaagaccatagtcACAAATCTAGTTATCAGTTTAGTACGTTATAGCAGCCCCGCCATTTGAGCCGGCGATGTTTGTCATGTGTGTGCCCGCGGGTTGAGGCTTCTCGCCAAAACCGTCGAGATGTATTCGAAAACATCTCATTTCTCTTAATGAAGTACGCGCCAAGCgcgatttcaaaaaaaaaaaaaaacaattggaGTTGGGATCACGCATGTGGAGAGGAGTCCAACGTTTAGGTGACAGTCAAACTCAAAGGCCTTCTAGAGCCGAAACCTAATGGCGTGCGTGATTCAGACACGTAGTGTCGCCGAGCTTATCACAAGTACTACTTTTCTTGTAGTAGCCTTGTgcctgccaaaaaaaaaaaaaaaaacacatctgGCGCACTGAACTCGCCAATCCTTGCGCCATTTCCTATAAAAAGTTCACTCCACTGCACACTACTCACAGAGTCGCGGCAGAACAGCACGGGAAGCAAGTCGCGAGACGTCGGGGAGAGGAGAGGGCAGGGTGATCCACATCGACATGGCGTCGAGCCTCGTTCCGGGGATCATCGTCGTGGCTCTCGGCGCCGGGGTGCTAGGATTCCCGGACGCGCTCCGCGTCCTCCTCCTCGATGACGTCGCGGGGCGGAGGCGGAGCCCCCTAACCGACATCGCCATCTGCGTCCTCGCCATGGCCGTGGTCACCGCCCAGGCCCTCGGCGCTATGCTGCTGGCGCGCTTCGTCCGCAAGGCAGCGCGCGCCGGAGGCGGCGACGCACACGCGCCCggcgcgccgccaccgccgccgccgtgcacgGATTGCTTCGCGCAGATGACCCTGGTCATGTCCCTCGGCGTCGCCTTCCTCGTCTCCGCGTGCCTCCTCGTCGACGCCGGCGGCCTCGGCCTGCTCAACCTTGTTGTTGCCGGCATCGCCAGGAAGATGAAGAGCCCCGTCATCGCGGTCCTTgccaccggcgccgccgccctcTCCTGCGCCAGGCCTCTGCTCCGCGTCTTCCGCGAGGAGGATCACTCGCATGGGACGGGGACGGGGCAGGTGGCGAGCTTCACCGGGGCCGCCGCCTTCCTCCTCGCCGTGTCCATACAACGCGGCTCCATCGTCGGCGTGGCCGCGGTCGTCGGCACCGTGCTTCTTCTTGCCCGCTTCGCCTTCACCCGAAGGGCGCGTAATGCCGATGCCGGCGGCGCAGGCGGCCGCgctgcccctgcccctgctTCTGCCGCGGGCACGCAGCGCGTCGGCGGCAAGCTGACGGGGCTGGCGCCGTACCTGGCCGTCGTCTCCTTCGTCGCCCTCCTCTGCTACCTCGTCCTCACCACGTATGCGCCGCTCGAGAGCGGGCCCGACGGCGCCAACTCCAAGTACCCATGACCAAGCTCTCCTTGATTGATGTCTGCGTCGTGCGCATGCGCGCCGGCGCCGGAAGAGGAAGGTGGCTCTGGCTGTCGAATGTCGATGTTCCTGCGCCGGCGCTGTTCACGTGGTGTGGTGGCCACTGGTGAGTGCTGACGTACCGGTACAGGTACCGCGTCCGCGTACCACTACTGCAACTGCAAGTCTTCAGAAGTAGTACCTTGTTAATAGTATGTTACGATACTACTATGGAAGTGTGATGTAGCTCATCCAAAAATTGCAATTTGCTGGTCGCGTTTGTGTGTACGGTGCACCTGCGCTGCAGGTCCTCGGATCTCGGTAGTTACTACGTACTAGTAGTACAAAATACTTCTAGAGTACAGATACAGACTGACAGATGTATACTAGTTAAAAGGTAGGGAAAGAAAAATGAAGACTTTGCACGGCATGTGAGGAGCTTGGGACATTTTGGGTGGATTGGCCATTCTGCTTGAATAATCCTATGGAACTATGGAAACAGCAAGgtgcattttttttttccgCGAACAGGGTTTCCTCCGTGTTTCGAAAGGAGTAAGGTGCATATTTTCAGTCCTGAATTTCAAGGACTAATCCCTTCCCTTGAATTTGTCTTTGCTTCGTGTGTTACCTAGACTAGAAGCTCCAGTACGCAAAAGGCGAGGAGGATGTTCCTTCCATTTGAATGCAGCAAAAGAGAGGAGACATGTAGCCCACCGATTTGGGCAAACCAAACAGTCCCAAGAAGCTCGAAGCTCTTCCCC is part of the Sorghum bicolor cultivar BTx623 chromosome 10, Sorghum_bicolor_NCBIv3, whole genome shotgun sequence genome and harbors:
- the LOC8070745 gene encoding uncharacterized protein LOC8070745; the encoded protein is MASSLVPGIIVVALGAGVLGFPDALRVLLLDDVAGRRRSPLTDIAICVLAMAVVTAQALGAMLLARFVRKAARAGGGDAHAPGAPPPPPPCTDCFAQMTLVMSLGVAFLVSACLLVDAGGLGLLNLVVAGIARKMKSPVIAVLATGAAALSCARPLLRVFREEDHSHGTGTGQVASFTGAAAFLLAVSIQRGSIVGVAAVVGTVLLLARFAFTRRARNADAGGAGGRAAPAPASAAGTQRVGGKLTGLAPYLAVVSFVALLCYLVLTTYAPLESGPDGANSKYP